In one window of Ruminococcus albus AD2013 DNA:
- a CDS encoding homoserine dehydrogenase, giving the protein MSKNVAVIGYGVVGSGTVELFMKNREAINKKIGRDCDIKYILDLRDFPESPFADMIIHDFDTILNDDEIEVVAEVVGGTTFAYEYTKKLLAKGKSVVTSNKALVAAYGAELLQLAQDNGCSYLFEASVGGGIPIIRPLNKCLAGNEIQQISGILNGTTNFILTKMIKDQMSFEDALKLAQQLGYAEADPTADVEGEDACRKICILGSLVYGKHIYPEMVHKSGITRITLDDVEYADNAGYVIKLIASVKRLEDSSLSAIVCPRLVPKSNMLASVDDVYNAVSVTGDGVGDVLFYGQGAGKLPTASAVVGDIIDCLRHNGRSLGIHWEESKKDEKFVVRYKDINCSMYVRLKGDDVQALKPSISEMFGKLMYIERANRPDDELAFITPNMVESDIDANLAILSHSAEIASKIRMF; this is encoded by the coding sequence ATGAGTAAGAATGTAGCGGTCATAGGATACGGTGTAGTAGGCTCGGGTACTGTCGAGCTGTTTATGAAGAACAGGGAAGCTATCAATAAGAAGATCGGCAGGGATTGCGATATCAAGTATATTCTCGATCTCAGGGATTTCCCCGAATCTCCTTTTGCCGATATGATCATACACGATTTTGATACTATACTCAACGATGATGAGATAGAGGTAGTTGCCGAAGTTGTAGGCGGCACTACATTTGCATATGAGTACACCAAGAAGCTGCTTGCAAAGGGCAAGAGCGTAGTAACTTCCAACAAGGCTCTTGTTGCAGCTTACGGTGCAGAGCTTTTACAGCTTGCACAGGATAACGGCTGTTCCTATCTGTTTGAAGCCAGCGTAGGCGGCGGTATACCGATAATCAGACCCCTGAACAAATGTCTGGCAGGTAACGAGATCCAGCAGATCTCGGGTATACTCAACGGTACTACAAACTTTATCCTCACTAAGATGATAAAGGATCAGATGAGCTTTGAGGATGCACTGAAGCTGGCTCAGCAGCTGGGCTATGCCGAGGCTGATCCTACTGCCGATGTTGAGGGCGAGGACGCCTGCCGCAAGATATGCATACTGGGTTCACTGGTATACGGCAAGCACATCTATCCCGAAATGGTACATAAGAGCGGTATCACAAGGATCACTCTGGACGATGTTGAGTACGCTGACAACGCAGGCTATGTTATCAAGCTGATAGCTTCCGTAAAGAGACTTGAAGACAGCAGTCTCAGCGCTATCGTTTGCCCCAGACTCGTTCCCAAGAGCAATATGCTGGCAAGCGTTGACGATGTTTACAACGCAGTAAGCGTTACAGGCGACGGTGTCGGCGATGTACTGTTCTACGGTCAGGGCGCAGGCAAGCTTCCTACCGCTTCCGCAGTTGTAGGTGATATCATTGACTGCCTGAGACATAACGGCAGATCTCTCGGTATCCACTGGGAGGAATCCAAGAAGGACGAGAAGTTCGTGGTAAGATACAAGGATATCAACTGCTCCATGTATGTTCGTCTTAAAGGCGACGATGTTCAGGCTCTCAAGCCTTCCATCTCCGAGATGTTCGGCAAGCTGATGTACATTGAGCGTGCTAATCGCCCCGACGATGAGCTTGCATTCATCACACCCAACATGGTAGAGAGCGATATCGATGCCAACCTGGCTATACTCTCTCACTCTGCTGAGATAGCAAGCAAGATAAGAATGTTCTGA
- the adhE gene encoding bifunctional acetaldehyde-CoA/alcohol dehydrogenase, whose amino-acid sequence MAKTTAKKNEPIFVDSVEALSAKIKEVRAAQAVFATYTQEQVDKIFKAAALAANKARLPLAKMAVEETGMGIVEDKVIKNNYASEHIYNAYKNVQTCGVFETNEAYGTTKLYEPIGLIAAVIPTTNPTSTAIFKTLISLKTRNGIIISPHPRAKNCTIAAAKIVLDAAVAAGAPENIIGWIDVPSLDMTNQIMRDSDLILATGGPGMVKSAYSSGTPALGVGAGNASAIIDASADIKVAVNSIIHSKTFDNGMICATEQTLIVDKKIYKEVKAELKARGCYFLNNEEADKVRHTMIINGSLNAKIVGQRPVTIAKLCGFEVPEDVKVLIGEATSTDREEAFGHEKLTTVLGMYKAEDFDDALDKAETLLENNGGLGHTSVLWIDNVNEREKLLKFADRLNTSRLIVNTPSSLGGIGDLYNFNFAPSLTLGCGSWGGNSVSENVGVKHLLNVKTVVERRENMLWFRAPEKVYFKKGCLPVALDELKNVMGKKKAFIVTDQFLYKNGYTKPITDKLDQMGIAHNVFFDVAPDPSLGCALEGVKAIRAFEPDTIIAIGGGSAMDAAKIMWVLYEHPEADFMDMAMRFIDIRKRVYTFPKMGEKAYFICIPTSSGTGSEVTPFAVITDEKTGHKYPLADYALLPNMAIVDTDLMMSAPKGLTAASGLDCMVHNLEALASVMATDFTDGIALQSLKMTFENLPECVDNGQTAYKAREKMAHAATMAGMAFANAFLGIGHSLAHKLGAYHHLPHGICCALVITNVMKFNANPVPTKMGTFSQYEYPKTLEKYADVARSLGLFGKDDKACFKMLCDKVEELKERVGCKKTIAEYGISEEDFLATLDQMSEDAFDDQCTGANPRYPLIEELKEIYKACYYGTEYKG is encoded by the coding sequence ATGGCTAAAACTACTGCTAAAAAGAACGAACCGATTTTCGTGGACAGCGTAGAAGCACTATCTGCCAAGATAAAGGAAGTCAGAGCTGCGCAGGCTGTGTTTGCGACCTATACTCAGGAACAGGTCGATAAGATATTCAAGGCTGCTGCACTGGCTGCCAACAAGGCACGTCTGCCCCTCGCTAAAATGGCTGTTGAAGAAACAGGCATGGGTATAGTTGAAGACAAGGTCATCAAGAACAACTATGCGTCCGAGCATATTTACAATGCTTATAAGAATGTCCAGACCTGCGGTGTGTTCGAGACTAACGAAGCTTACGGCACTACAAAGCTTTATGAACCCATCGGTCTTATCGCTGCGGTAATACCTACTACCAACCCTACTTCTACCGCTATATTCAAGACACTTATCTCGCTGAAGACCAGAAACGGTATCATCATCAGCCCTCACCCCCGTGCAAAGAACTGCACTATCGCAGCTGCCAAGATAGTTCTTGATGCTGCTGTGGCTGCTGGCGCACCCGAGAATATCATCGGCTGGATAGATGTTCCTTCACTGGATATGACCAACCAGATAATGAGAGATTCCGACCTGATACTTGCAACAGGCGGTCCCGGAATGGTAAAGAGTGCTTATTCTTCAGGCACACCTGCACTGGGCGTTGGCGCGGGCAATGCTTCCGCTATAATCGATGCTTCTGCTGATATCAAGGTTGCAGTAAACTCCATAATTCACTCCAAGACCTTCGATAATGGTATGATATGCGCTACCGAGCAGACACTTATCGTTGATAAGAAAATATACAAGGAAGTAAAGGCTGAGCTGAAAGCACGCGGCTGTTATTTCCTTAACAATGAGGAAGCTGATAAGGTAAGGCATACCATGATAATCAACGGCAGCCTTAATGCAAAGATAGTTGGTCAGAGACCTGTTACTATCGCTAAGCTCTGCGGTTTTGAAGTTCCTGAGGACGTAAAGGTACTGATAGGCGAAGCTACCAGCACCGACCGCGAAGAAGCTTTCGGTCATGAGAAACTGACTACCGTTCTCGGTATGTACAAGGCTGAGGATTTCGATGATGCACTCGATAAGGCTGAGACCCTGCTTGAAAACAATGGCGGACTTGGTCATACCTCGGTACTTTGGATAGATAACGTAAACGAGCGCGAGAAACTGCTGAAATTCGCTGACAGACTGAATACCAGCCGTCTTATCGTGAATACACCGTCTTCACTGGGCGGTATAGGCGACCTCTACAACTTCAACTTTGCACCTTCGCTGACACTGGGCTGCGGCTCCTGGGGCGGAAACTCCGTCAGCGAGAACGTTGGTGTAAAGCACCTGCTTAACGTTAAGACAGTTGTTGAGAGGAGAGAGAATATGCTGTGGTTCAGAGCACCCGAAAAGGTATACTTCAAGAAGGGTTGTCTGCCTGTTGCCCTTGATGAACTGAAAAACGTAATGGGCAAGAAGAAGGCGTTCATCGTTACCGACCAGTTCCTGTACAAGAACGGCTACACCAAGCCTATCACTGATAAGCTGGATCAGATGGGTATCGCACACAATGTATTCTTCGATGTTGCTCCCGATCCTTCACTGGGCTGCGCACTTGAAGGCGTAAAGGCTATCCGTGCTTTCGAGCCTGATACCATCATTGCTATCGGCGGCGGTTCTGCTATGGACGCTGCAAAGATCATGTGGGTACTTTACGAGCACCCCGAGGCTGACTTCATGGATATGGCTATGCGTTTCATAGATATCCGCAAGAGAGTATACACTTTCCCGAAAATGGGCGAAAAGGCTTACTTCATCTGCATACCTACATCTTCCGGTACAGGTTCCGAAGTTACACCTTTCGCGGTTATTACTGATGAAAAGACAGGTCACAAGTATCCTCTGGCAGACTACGCTCTGCTGCCTAACATGGCTATCGTTGATACCGACCTGATGATGAGCGCACCAAAGGGTCTGACCGCTGCTTCGGGTCTGGACTGCATGGTACACAACCTTGAGGCTCTGGCGTCGGTAATGGCTACCGATTTCACTGACGGTATCGCTCTCCAGTCGCTGAAAATGACATTTGAAAATCTGCCCGAGTGCGTTGACAACGGACAGACTGCATACAAGGCAAGAGAGAAGATGGCACACGCTGCTACCATGGCAGGTATGGCATTTGCAAACGCATTCCTTGGCATAGGACATTCCCTTGCGCACAAGCTTGGTGCATATCACCACCTGCCTCACGGCATCTGCTGCGCACTGGTAATAACCAATGTCATGAAGTTCAATGCTAATCCTGTTCCTACCAAGATGGGCACATTCTCGCAGTATGAATACCCCAAGACTCTTGAAAAGTACGCTGATGTTGCACGTTCGCTGGGTCTGTTCGGCAAGGACGACAAGGCTTGCTTCAAGATGCTCTGCGATAAGGTAGAAGAGCTGAAAGAGCGCGTAGGCTGCAAGAAGACCATTGCTGAGTACGGTATCAGCGAGGAAGACTTCCTTGCAACACTGGATCAGATGTCCGAGGACGCATTCGACGATCAGTGCACAGGCGCTAACCCCAGATATCCTCTCATCGAAGAGCTGAAGGAGATCTACAAGGCTTGCTACTACGGCACCGAGTACAAGGGCTAA
- a CDS encoding DUF5696 domain-containing protein, which translates to MHNKSYKKAIVFGLCLTMLMPLGSMAVTSADAEEDTAAVEETAEVEDTVAADEDTSGAEDALPEKISDEQAASMAQKLCENDNLILYGDEKNERLGLYVKSSGAYWWTSPINVFSEDQVVDVEKGNMMKKALRKQIASSCAIKVGDLRQEKRTESAAPIYSNKAKSKWTTNDKGAVIEYKFNSEGVTLKVHYELCEDSLYVYVNSSEVEEANTSQVDGKILTKLQLCPYFAAAPAVDYNGNPTEGYMIIPDGSGAVINYNNGKGTYPDYIQQVYGRDYTMVPLQAPRVTEQAYLPVLSTVNGSNGIVAVATDGDANVYARAQVSGQNKQVYNSCYFEFETRSSDAFFMSGDSANKLNVFEKGDIKTERFGIHYYPVTSKDGGTVNYADCAEVYRNYLIDEKGLKRQSSLGNKLYMDLYGGVLKRTSILGLPFNLKTEITGFDQAGEIVKELKGKGVNSFNVNYNDWTNAAIKDNISTKAKPSGTLGGKSDFTEFINTDNVQVYPSMNNFTMDRSSGGYWTLTSTAIRISNAYSRQTSYSLSFGVAQKGVAPALLSPSKYSKTFEEMLGSYQKEGIDRIGFGYLSSRLVGDYTRKDTYCRDKTMNVLVDEYKKANSNIGAILADEANAYILPYVSTVSGVPVSSSGYDITDFDIPFYQMVIHGYVPYASSAINKSSNTDETFMLALASGSQIHYDFTYADSDVLQDTEYNDLYYTNYRGWTEAAARQYKAAKNIVGGVSDYTISKYEISGDGNVLTTTYSKEGQGDVVVKIDKKNATATVDGQNVNIENCIEGGLK; encoded by the coding sequence ATGCATAATAAAAGTTATAAAAAAGCGATAGTCTTTGGTTTGTGCCTTACTATGCTGATGCCTCTGGGTTCTATGGCCGTTACTTCGGCTGATGCTGAAGAGGATACCGCCGCGGTGGAGGAAACTGCGGAGGTGGAAGATACTGTAGCGGCTGATGAGGATACTTCGGGAGCAGAGGATGCTCTCCCCGAAAAGATCTCCGATGAGCAGGCTGCATCTATGGCTCAAAAGCTCTGTGAGAATGACAATCTAATTCTCTACGGTGACGAAAAGAACGAAAGACTCGGTCTTTATGTAAAGAGCAGCGGCGCTTACTGGTGGACATCTCCTATAAACGTATTTTCCGAGGATCAGGTAGTTGATGTTGAAAAGGGCAACATGATGAAGAAAGCGCTGAGAAAGCAGATCGCATCAAGCTGCGCTATCAAGGTCGGTGACCTGAGACAGGAAAAGAGGACAGAGTCAGCTGCACCTATCTACTCAAATAAGGCAAAGTCCAAGTGGACTACCAATGACAAGGGCGCTGTTATCGAATACAAATTCAACTCCGAGGGCGTTACGCTGAAAGTTCATTACGAGCTTTGCGAGGACAGTCTGTATGTTTATGTTAATTCTTCTGAGGTAGAAGAAGCGAACACTTCTCAGGTGGACGGCAAGATACTTACCAAGCTCCAGCTTTGTCCTTACTTCGCAGCAGCTCCTGCTGTGGACTATAACGGCAATCCTACGGAAGGCTATATGATAATTCCCGACGGCAGCGGTGCTGTTATCAACTACAATAACGGCAAGGGAACGTATCCCGATTATATTCAGCAGGTATACGGCAGAGACTACACCATGGTTCCTCTGCAGGCACCGAGAGTTACCGAACAGGCTTATCTGCCCGTGCTTTCCACGGTAAACGGCAGCAACGGCATTGTTGCGGTGGCTACCGACGGTGATGCAAATGTATACGCAAGGGCTCAGGTAAGCGGTCAGAACAAGCAGGTATACAACAGCTGCTACTTCGAGTTTGAAACACGTTCTTCCGATGCGTTCTTTATGAGCGGCGACAGCGCCAACAAGCTGAACGTATTTGAAAAGGGAGATATCAAGACCGAGCGTTTCGGCATACACTACTATCCCGTTACAAGCAAGGACGGCGGTACTGTAAACTATGCTGACTGCGCTGAGGTTTACAGAAACTATCTTATAGATGAGAAGGGTCTGAAAAGGCAGTCTTCTCTCGGCAACAAGCTTTATATGGACCTCTACGGCGGCGTGCTGAAGAGAACTTCCATACTGGGTCTGCCTTTCAATCTCAAAACTGAGATAACAGGCTTCGACCAGGCGGGCGAGATAGTTAAAGAGCTTAAAGGCAAGGGTGTCAACAGTTTCAATGTAAACTACAACGACTGGACAAATGCCGCTATAAAGGATAATATCTCCACTAAGGCAAAGCCCTCGGGCACACTTGGCGGAAAAAGTGATTTCACTGAATTTATCAACACTGACAATGTTCAGGTGTACCCGTCCATGAACAACTTTACAATGGACAGATCTTCCGGTGGTTACTGGACGCTGACAAGCACTGCTATAAGAATATCCAACGCTTATTCAAGACAGACCTCTTACAGCCTGTCGTTCGGCGTTGCACAGAAAGGCGTTGCTCCTGCACTGCTTTCACCAAGCAAGTATTCAAAGACCTTTGAAGAGATGCTTGGCAGTTATCAGAAGGAAGGTATCGACAGGATCGGCTTTGGCTATCTGTCTTCCAGACTGGTGGGAGATTACACCAGAAAGGACACATATTGCAGAGATAAGACCATGAATGTACTTGTTGATGAATACAAGAAAGCAAACAGTAATATAGGCGCTATCCTGGCTGATGAGGCTAACGCTTATATCCTGCCCTATGTTTCCACTGTATCCGGTGTGCCTGTTTCGTCCAGCGGATATGATATCACAGACTTTGATATCCCGTTCTATCAGATGGTCATCCACGGTTATGTGCCTTACGCTTCAAGCGCTATCAACAAGAGCTCCAACACAGATGAGACCTTTATGCTGGCTCTCGCTTCGGGCTCTCAGATACACTATGATTTCACCTATGCTGACAGCGATGTGCTCCAGGATACCGAGTACAATGACCTGTACTATACTAATTACAGGGGCTGGACAGAAGCGGCAGCAAGACAGTACAAGGCTGCAAAGAACATTGTCGGCGGTGTTTCTGACTACACTATCAGCAAGTACGAGATAAGCGGCGACGGAAATGTTCTCACGACCACCTATTCAAAGGAAGGTCAGGGTGATGTTGTGGTAAAGATCGACAAGAAGAACGCTACCGCGACTGTTGACGGTCAGAACGTCAATATAGAAAACTGTATCGAAGGAGGTTTGAAATAA
- a CDS encoding CapA family protein, with the protein MKIKTIPFILAAAMLTASCGKQTNNEPTTETEKSSAVSIEVQDNVKSSEEDNAPADENSAAANATEEKSADENKTGKTVVHLACAGDNLIHDNIYVEAQQEDGSYDFSKCYAPCKKLIEGTDIAILNQETLVNDAFEPSTFPMFSTPTEVGDAVVDFGFNVISMSNNHVLDKFSDGLISSLDYWDSKGVVHYGAYRDEADSENIRTMEVNGVTFAFLGYMEHTNGIFLGDGDPGKVVYLSDEETVRRQIEKANKMADVVVVSCHYGTEVINDLNDMQLELTPKLVEWGADLIIGTQAHALSTCTYLDKPDGGQDFCYYGLGNFFSTMFDGDNPDGQYGRSIIGIFGKLDVVKDYDNGGKISFENVKSHPRYFPL; encoded by the coding sequence ATGAAAATAAAGACAATTCCTTTCATTCTTGCCGCCGCTATGCTGACAGCTTCCTGCGGTAAGCAGACAAACAACGAACCGACGACCGAAACAGAAAAGAGTTCCGCTGTAAGCATCGAAGTACAGGACAACGTCAAGAGCTCTGAGGAAGATAATGCCCCCGCAGATGAAAACTCAGCTGCTGCAAATGCCACCGAAGAGAAGTCTGCCGATGAGAACAAGACGGGCAAAACCGTCGTTCATCTTGCCTGCGCAGGTGATAACCTTATCCACGATAATATCTACGTTGAAGCACAGCAGGAAGACGGAAGCTACGATTTTTCAAAGTGCTATGCCCCCTGCAAAAAGCTGATAGAGGGTACAGATATAGCCATACTCAATCAGGAGACCCTTGTAAACGATGCCTTTGAGCCTTCGACCTTCCCCATGTTCTCCACACCCACCGAGGTCGGTGATGCAGTGGTTGATTTCGGATTCAACGTCATATCCATGTCCAACAACCATGTGCTGGATAAGTTCTCCGACGGACTGATATCCTCACTTGATTACTGGGACAGCAAAGGTGTCGTGCATTACGGTGCTTACCGCGATGAAGCCGATTCCGAGAACATCAGGACGATGGAAGTCAATGGCGTAACATTTGCTTTTCTGGGCTATATGGAACACACCAACGGCATATTCCTTGGTGACGGCGACCCTGGAAAGGTGGTTTACCTCTCCGATGAAGAGACCGTCAGGCGGCAGATCGAAAAAGCTAACAAAATGGCAGATGTTGTTGTTGTGTCCTGCCACTACGGCACCGAAGTCATAAACGACCTGAACGATATGCAGCTGGAGCTTACTCCCAAGCTGGTCGAATGGGGTGCAGACCTTATCATAGGCACTCAAGCACACGCACTTTCGACCTGTACATATCTCGATAAGCCCGACGGCGGTCAGGATTTCTGCTACTACGGTCTGGGCAATTTCTTCTCCACCATGTTCGACGGAGACAATCCCGACGGTCAGTACGGCAGGTCCATAATCGGCATATTCGGCAAGCTGGACGTAGTAAAAGACTACGACAACGGCGGTAAAATATCGTTTGAAAACGTAAAAAGCCATCCCCGTTATTTCCCACTATGA
- a CDS encoding tRNA1(Val) (adenine(37)-N6)-methyltransferase translates to MEYTDFTFESLGDGIEICISDEHRFGTDAFLLADFAQARHKDICADFCTGSGIIALLLHKNYKPKLTYALEIQEKAHEQLKISLKKSDIDDIVPVLGDLKDWRADKPIDLITCNPPYKINNTGEKNDSEAVSIARHEMLCTVEDVCRAAKKNLRYGGRLCICNRPERLCDIMTAMRSNGIEPKRLRTVHKNPDCAPWLILVEGRMGGNNFIQIEKPLYVRSADGGLSAEMNRIYHLDGSN, encoded by the coding sequence ATGGAATACACTGACTTCACCTTTGAATCCCTCGGAGACGGTATTGAGATATGCATATCCGATGAACACCGTTTCGGTACGGACGCTTTTCTGCTGGCTGATTTTGCTCAGGCAAGACATAAGGATATATGCGCCGACTTCTGCACAGGCAGCGGCATAATCGCTCTTCTGCTTCACAAGAATTACAAGCCGAAGCTGACCTACGCACTGGAGATACAGGAGAAAGCCCACGAACAGCTGAAGATCTCACTGAAAAAGTCGGATATAGATGATATCGTCCCCGTACTGGGTGACCTTAAAGACTGGCGTGCGGACAAGCCCATCGACCTTATAACCTGCAATCCCCCCTACAAGATAAACAACACAGGCGAAAAGAACGACAGCGAAGCGGTATCCATCGCCCGTCATGAGATGCTTTGTACAGTTGAGGACGTTTGCAGAGCGGCAAAGAAAAATCTTCGCTACGGCGGCAGACTGTGTATATGCAACCGCCCCGAAAGGCTCTGTGATATCATGACCGCCATGCGATCCAATGGCATTGAACCAAAGCGACTGCGGACTGTACACAAAAATCCCGACTGTGCACCGTGGCTGATACTCGTTGAGGGGCGCATGGGAGGAAATAATTTTATACAAATTGAAAAGCCGCTTTATGTGCGTTCTGCCGACGGCGGGCTTTCAGCCGAGATGAACAGGATATATCACCTCGATGGTTCAAACTGA
- a CDS encoding ACT domain-containing protein translates to MADNESGLVIVSADVLPDIVLKVLAAKRMRARGEVSTSTEACRAVGISRSAYYKYKDSVFNYEERLTNNIVSVYCTLRDEKGVLSSIISKLYELGTNILTINQNIPVDSVATVTFSVRFDRDALNTQKLTEELSKVSGVVEAKIISGE, encoded by the coding sequence GTGGCTGATAACGAGTCGGGTCTTGTTATAGTTAGTGCAGATGTACTGCCTGATATCGTGCTGAAAGTGCTTGCCGCAAAACGTATGCGGGCAAGGGGGGAGGTCTCCACCTCTACCGAGGCTTGCAGGGCAGTTGGCATTTCAAGAAGCGCTTACTACAAATACAAGGACTCTGTTTTTAATTATGAGGAACGTCTCACCAACAATATCGTTTCCGTCTACTGCACACTGCGTGACGAAAAGGGCGTGCTTTCCTCAATAATATCGAAGCTTTACGAGCTGGGGACGAATATACTGACCATAAACCAGAATATCCCCGTGGATTCCGTGGCTACGGTCACGTTCTCGGTAAGATTCGACAGAGACGCGCTGAATACCCAGAAGCTCACCGAGGAGCTTTCAAAAGTATCGGGTGTAGTTGAAGCGAAGATAATCTCGGGCGAGTGA
- a CDS encoding carbohydrate ABC transporter permease produces the protein MSKENNKAVQTSENTAPEKQKKHVLSYEKRKGLYGYGFIGLWALGTIYFFIAPLVMSLIYSFNETKVEVGGMEMKWIGMKNYVNAFRKDQDYTLALVDMLKNTALRTPLIIIFSIFIALVLNQKFKGRTFARAVFFLPVIIATGPVMDIINGNMSTGGYSGGSEQFSTMFEANLVDQLLNFLGIYNISDRLSNIINSLTTDIFNLVWNSGIQILLILAALQGISPASKEAAQMEGATSWEFFWKITLPTISPMILASVVYTVVDSFVDPGNKVMTIVLNKSTNWQHGYSAAMAWAYFAIIGVCLAIIVAILNKVIYYEVE, from the coding sequence ATGAGCAAAGAAAACAATAAAGCAGTTCAGACTTCCGAAAATACAGCTCCCGAAAAGCAGAAAAAGCACGTACTTTCGTATGAAAAGAGAAAGGGACTTTACGGCTACGGCTTCATAGGTCTCTGGGCGCTGGGCACGATATATTTCTTTATCGCACCTCTCGTCATGTCGCTTATCTACTCCTTCAACGAAACGAAGGTAGAAGTCGGCGGCATGGAGATGAAGTGGATAGGCATGAAGAACTATGTCAATGCTTTCCGTAAGGATCAGGATTATACTCTCGCGCTGGTGGATATGCTGAAGAATACGGCGCTCAGAACACCTCTGATCATTATTTTCTCGATATTCATCGCACTGGTGCTGAACCAGAAGTTCAAGGGAAGAACATTTGCAAGAGCAGTATTCTTCCTGCCTGTTATCATAGCTACGGGTCCTGTTATGGATATCATCAACGGCAACATGAGCACAGGCGGCTATTCTGGCGGTTCCGAGCAGTTCAGCACGATGTTTGAAGCTAACCTTGTAGATCAGCTCCTGAACTTCCTGGGTATCTACAATATAAGCGACAGACTTTCAAATATCATAAATTCGCTGACAACAGATATCTTCAATCTGGTTTGGAACTCGGGTATACAGATACTTCTGATACTCGCGGCACTTCAGGGCATCTCGCCTGCTTCCAAGGAAGCGGCTCAGATGGAGGGTGCTACTTCGTGGGAATTCTTCTGGAAGATAACTCTTCCCACGATAAGCCCTATGATACTCGCAAGTGTTGTTTATACAGTAGTTGACTCCTTCGTTGACCCCGGCAATAAGGTAATGACCATAGTTCTTAACAAGTCTACCAACTGGCAGCACGGATATTCAGCTGCGATGGCGTGGGCATACTTCGCAATAATAGGTGTTTGTCTGGCTATCATAGTTGCTATCCTTAACAAGGTCATCTACTACGAAGTTGAGTAA
- a CDS encoding carbohydrate ABC transporter permease, producing MATKKEEKQFEKERKAAIKAREKRMKAEGLEKFLTPDQIKYNKRQKAIGAVWPVFRFLILFGLCFVILYPLIFMLSTAFRPNEQMNDPSIIWIPKNFTMQNIKDTWKVMKFDKTLINTIILNLVSSVLQVITCSITGYGFARFKFKGKNILFGLVVMMIIVPPQITTIPMYMQYAHFKPQFLAKMLTLGKTSLINSGWTMYLPALFANGIRAGLFIFIFRQFFRGLPKELEDAAYLDGCSPLYTYVKIMIPNARQSFLTVFLFSIVWYWNDYYVSSSFFTNNDTVALMLKNLNTTLAKTLFNNQSVSVRQIIVWLEAGCLLSITPILVMYVFLQRYFVEGIEKSGLAN from the coding sequence GTGGCAACTAAAAAAGAAGAAAAGCAGTTTGAAAAAGAACGCAAGGCTGCTATTAAAGCTCGTGAGAAGCGAATGAAGGCGGAAGGTCTTGAAAAATTCCTTACTCCCGACCAGATAAAGTACAACAAAAGGCAGAAAGCCATAGGCGCTGTCTGGCCTGTATTCAGATTTCTGATACTCTTCGGTCTGTGCTTTGTCATACTCTATCCTCTGATATTTATGCTTTCAACAGCATTCAGACCCAACGAACAGATGAACGATCCTTCTATCATCTGGATACCCAAGAACTTCACCATGCAGAATATCAAGGATACCTGGAAGGTAATGAAGTTCGACAAGACACTGATAAACACCATCATCCTGAACCTGGTATCTTCTGTTCTTCAGGTAATAACCTGTTCGATAACAGGCTATGGTTTCGCAAGATTCAAGTTCAAGGGCAAGAATATACTGTTCGGCTTGGTTGTAATGATGATAATCGTTCCTCCCCAGATAACAACGATACCCATGTATATGCAGTACGCACATTTCAAGCCTCAGTTCCTTGCTAAGATGTTGACTCTTGGCAAAACTTCACTGATAAACAGCGGCTGGACGATGTATCTGCCTGCATTGTTCGCAAACGGCATAAGAGCCGGTCTGTTCATCTTCATATTCCGTCAGTTCTTCAGAGGATTGCCCAAGGAACTTGAAGACGCAGCTTATCTGGACGGCTGTTCACCTCTTTACACCTATGTAAAGATAATGATACCCAATGCAAGGCAGTCATTCCTGACAGTTTTCCTGTTCTCCATCGTATGGTACTGGAACGACTACTATGTATCAAGTTCTTTCTTCACCAACAACGACACCGTTGCACTGATGCTGAAGAACCTGAATACCACCCTTGCAAAGACACTGTTCAACAATCAGTCGGTATCTGTTCGTCAGATAATCGTTTGGCTGGAAGCAGGCTGTCTGCTTTCAATAACCCCTATACTGGTAATGTATGTATTCCTGCAGAGATACTTTGTAGAAGGTATCGAGAAGTCCGGTCTTGCAAACTAA